The following are encoded together in the Robertmurraya sp. FSL R5-0851 genome:
- a CDS encoding S66 family peptidase produces the protein MVPRRLQPGDEVRVISPSRSMAILKEKQVDIARNRLEALGFHVTFGKHVHTHDEFFSTSIEERIEDLHTAFLDQNVKGIFTAIGGYNVNQLLKYIDFNIIKNNPKVIIGYSDITALSVSIYQKTGLVTYSGPHFSSFGMKHGFEYTMDSFIQAVTNDAPYEVTPSELWSDDPWYLDQEDRHFHEQKEYLVLQEGNAEGTLIGGNLCTLNLLHGTEFMPSLKGSILFIEDDHESHALTFDRDLQSVLHLPGAEDIQAILIGRFQKDSQVTEEALRKIISSKREISYIPVIANVNFGHVSPIATIPVGGKATIEAKQESCFIQIEQS, from the coding sequence ATGGTTCCAAGGCGTTTACAACCGGGTGATGAGGTTAGGGTCATATCACCTTCAAGAAGTATGGCCATATTAAAAGAAAAACAGGTCGATATTGCAAGAAACCGATTAGAAGCATTAGGCTTTCATGTAACGTTTGGAAAACATGTACATACACACGATGAGTTTTTTAGTACCAGCATTGAGGAGCGGATAGAAGATTTGCATACCGCCTTTCTTGATCAAAATGTAAAAGGAATTTTTACAGCCATTGGCGGCTATAATGTGAATCAACTGCTTAAATATATAGATTTTAACATCATAAAAAATAATCCAAAGGTGATTATCGGTTATAGTGATATTACCGCTTTAAGTGTATCCATCTATCAAAAGACAGGGTTGGTTACCTACTCAGGTCCACATTTTTCCTCCTTTGGAATGAAGCATGGTTTTGAGTATACCATGGATTCCTTTATCCAAGCGGTTACAAACGATGCACCTTATGAAGTAACTCCATCTGAGCTTTGGAGTGATGATCCCTGGTATTTAGACCAAGAGGATCGCCATTTTCATGAGCAAAAGGAATATCTAGTTCTCCAAGAAGGGAACGCAGAAGGTACATTGATTGGAGGGAATCTCTGTACCTTGAATCTGCTTCACGGGACCGAATTTATGCCTTCCCTCAAAGGCAGTATCTTGTTTATTGAAGATGATCACGAATCGCATGCCCTTACCTTTGACCGAGATTTGCAATCGGTGTTGCACTTACCTGGTGCCGAAGACATCCAAGCGATACTAATTGGTAGATTTCAAAAGGATTCACAGGTGACAGAAGAAGCATTACGGAAAATCATTTCCTCAAAGAGGGAGATCTCTTACATCCCGGTTATAGCAAATGTGAACTTTGGACATGTCAGTCCGATTGCGACCATTCCAGTTGGAGGAAAGGCAACCATTGAAGCGAAGCAAGAAAGCTGCTTTATACAGATCGAACAATCATAA
- a CDS encoding NAD(P)/FAD-dependent oxidoreductase — protein MKTNYDVIVVGAGPAGIFTCYELTLKMPEASILLIDKGHDIYKRNCPILQKKIDKCPPAAGRKEFAGCLPACSITNGFGGAGAYSDGKFNITSEFGGWMTDYLPDSQVVDLINYVDRINLDHGATESITDPLTDKVRDIERRGYAAGLKLLRAQVRHLGTEQNLQILQSIYEYLKTKIDMVYKAEVEDLITEKTPDGHKVTGIKLKAGESLSAEKVVVAPGRDGSVWLAKLLKSRRLKMINNQVDIGVRVETSNIVMEEINEHLYEGKFTFNTSVGTRVRTFCSNPSGHVVVENHSGIMLANGHAYKDPKLGSPNTNFALLVSHTFSDPFDKPNEYAHEISRLANSLSNGGLIVQKYGDILKGRRSTEKRIKEGFLEPTLKEAVPGDLGLVLPYNTLKSLVEMTEALNHVSPGLASEHTLFYGVEAKFYSARPKLNDRFETEISGLYVGGDGAGVTRGLAQASACGVWIARDIVEKSTKRTNTEPVLV, from the coding sequence TTGAAAACAAATTATGATGTTATCGTTGTTGGAGCAGGTCCTGCTGGAATTTTTACATGTTATGAACTTACATTAAAAATGCCAGAAGCATCCATATTATTGATTGATAAAGGTCACGACATATATAAAAGAAACTGTCCCATTTTACAAAAAAAAATCGATAAATGTCCACCAGCAGCTGGTAGGAAGGAATTTGCAGGTTGTCTACCTGCGTGTTCTATTACCAATGGATTTGGAGGAGCAGGTGCATACTCGGATGGAAAGTTTAATATCACCAGTGAGTTTGGAGGCTGGATGACGGATTATTTACCAGATTCACAGGTTGTTGATTTAATAAATTATGTGGACCGAATCAACCTTGACCACGGAGCGACTGAAAGCATCACTGACCCTTTAACAGATAAAGTTAGAGATATCGAAAGACGTGGATATGCAGCAGGTTTAAAGCTTCTACGTGCTCAAGTAAGACACTTAGGAACAGAACAAAATCTACAAATCCTTCAAAGCATTTACGAATACTTAAAAACAAAGATTGATATGGTCTACAAGGCGGAAGTTGAGGACTTAATCACAGAAAAAACGCCAGATGGTCATAAGGTAACTGGAATTAAATTAAAGGCTGGAGAGAGCTTATCTGCTGAAAAAGTGGTGGTAGCTCCAGGGCGTGACGGTTCGGTATGGCTGGCTAAGCTATTAAAATCAAGACGTTTAAAAATGATTAATAATCAAGTCGATATTGGTGTTCGTGTAGAAACATCGAATATTGTTATGGAAGAAATTAATGAGCATCTGTATGAAGGGAAATTTACGTTTAATACATCGGTTGGTACCCGCGTAAGAACCTTCTGTAGTAATCCTTCAGGACATGTCGTTGTAGAGAATCACTCTGGAATTATGTTAGCGAACGGTCATGCTTACAAGGATCCTAAATTAGGTAGCCCAAATACGAACTTTGCCTTATTAGTATCTCACACCTTCTCAGATCCTTTTGATAAGCCAAATGAGTACGCACATGAAATTTCTAGGCTAGCGAATAGTTTATCTAACGGTGGACTAATTGTTCAAAAGTACGGTGATATTTTAAAAGGTCGCCGTTCCACTGAAAAGCGTATTAAAGAGGGCTTTTTAGAGCCGACACTTAAAGAAGCAGTACCGGGAGATTTGGGGTTAGTGCTTCCATATAATACACTGAAGAGCTTAGTTGAAATGACAGAAGCGTTAAATCATGTATCGCCAGGTCTTGCCTCTGAGCACACATTATTCTACGGTGTGGAAGCGAAGTTTTACTCTGCACGACCAAAGCTAAATGATCGTTTTGAAACAGAAATTAGCGGGCTTTATGTTGGTGGAGATGGAGCAGGGGTTACTCGCGGGCTGGCTCAAGCAAGTGCCTGTGGCGTTTGGATCGCTAGAGATATCGTTGAGAAATCAACTAAAAGAACAAACACTGAACCCGTTTTGGTATAA
- a CDS encoding aspartate aminotransferase family protein, which yields MEHSYLIKPLLDAVYPTIDYGKGIYLYDKEGKRYVDASSGAVTANIGHGVSEIIDAMVQQAKRVSFVYRSQFTSEAAEALAGKIAEQCIGSLNWSFFVNSGSEATETAMKIAIQHWQEKGVKTKNKILSRWVSYHGITLGALSMSGHTLRRARFLPLLEDFPSIQPPYCYRCPYNLEPNSCKFACATELEKVIEKIGADQIAAFIAEPVIGAAGGAISPPEGYYKVIKEICDHHQILFIADEVMTGFGRTGKMLACEHWGVEPDIVALGKGMGAGYAPIAAALVSDKVMEPILAGTKSIMSGHTLSANPQSCAVSLAVMEYLQNNRIIEQVELKGFYLFYHLQELKEEFSFIGDIRGKGLLIGIEFVQSVENKEPFPREDLVTNKMIQLGANNGILLYPSAAGLDGIHGDAIILAPPLTISKDEIDELIILLRKTFVDFSNEILEGGGKS from the coding sequence ATGGAGCATTCATATTTAATTAAACCGCTGCTTGATGCGGTATATCCAACAATAGATTATGGGAAAGGCATTTATTTATATGACAAGGAAGGGAAGAGGTATGTTGATGCTTCATCCGGTGCGGTAACTGCCAATATTGGTCATGGAGTATCGGAAATTATCGATGCGATGGTTCAACAAGCAAAACGGGTGTCCTTTGTCTACCGATCGCAGTTTACTAGTGAAGCAGCAGAAGCACTTGCTGGAAAAATAGCTGAACAATGTATTGGGTCTTTGAACTGGAGTTTTTTTGTAAATAGTGGCTCTGAAGCAACAGAGACGGCTATGAAAATAGCGATTCAGCATTGGCAGGAAAAAGGGGTTAAAACGAAAAATAAAATCCTTTCTCGGTGGGTTAGCTATCATGGTATCACGCTAGGGGCATTATCGATGTCAGGTCATACGTTGAGGAGAGCAAGATTCCTCCCTCTTCTTGAGGACTTTCCCTCTATACAACCTCCTTATTGTTACCGTTGTCCATATAACCTAGAACCCAACTCGTGTAAGTTTGCCTGTGCAACTGAACTGGAAAAAGTGATTGAAAAAATAGGCGCAGACCAAATTGCTGCTTTTATAGCAGAGCCGGTGATTGGGGCTGCAGGTGGGGCTATCTCACCTCCGGAAGGTTATTACAAAGTAATAAAAGAAATATGTGACCATCATCAAATTCTATTTATCGCAGATGAAGTAATGACTGGATTTGGTCGGACAGGAAAAATGCTAGCTTGTGAACATTGGGGTGTGGAGCCAGATATAGTTGCACTCGGCAAAGGGATGGGAGCAGGTTATGCACCTATAGCTGCAGCTTTAGTGAGTGACAAAGTGATGGAGCCAATCTTGGCTGGAACAAAAAGTATCATGAGTGGTCACACCCTAAGTGCGAACCCACAATCATGTGCTGTTTCACTAGCGGTCATGGAATATTTACAAAATAATAGAATTATAGAGCAGGTTGAATTGAAGGGATTTTATTTATTTTATCATTTGCAAGAACTAAAAGAAGAATTTTCATTTATTGGGGATATTCGGGGGAAAGGATTGTTAATCGGGATTGAATTTGTTCAATCGGTAGAAAATAAAGAACCTTTTCCAAGAGAAGATCTAGTTACAAATAAAATGATTCAGCTTGGGGCTAATAATGGCATACTGCTTTACCCTTCAGCTGCTGGACTTGATGGAATTCATGGTGATGCTATCATCCTTGCTCCTCCCCTGACGATTTCTAAGGACGAAATTGATGAATTAATCATTCTTCTACGTAAAACATTCGTAGACTTTTCCAATGAAATTTTAGAGGGGGGAGGTAAGTCATGA
- a CDS encoding YjcZ family sporulation protein, with protein MHYGHGCDPCYPGYGYPTAVSPVGCGYGGGFALIVVLFILLIIIGASFYGKGC; from the coding sequence ATGCATTACGGACATGGATGTGACCCTTGTTACCCTGGTTACGGGTACCCTACAGCAGTTTCGCCAGTTGGATGTGGATATGGTGGCGGTTTTGCATTAATCGTTGTCCTTTTCATTCTACTCATCATCATCGGTGCTAGTTTCTACGGAAAAGGATGCTAA